From a single Leclercia sp. AS011 genomic region:
- the dinI gene encoding DNA damage-inducible protein I, which produces MRIEVTIARTTALPAGALDALAGELSRRINDSFPERNGAVTVRYAGSNNLSVIGGAKEDKERISEILQETWESADDWFITD; this is translated from the coding sequence ATGCGTATCGAAGTGACCATTGCCAGAACAACTGCTTTGCCTGCCGGCGCGCTGGACGCGCTGGCGGGTGAATTATCCCGCCGTATAAATGATTCCTTCCCCGAACGCAATGGTGCTGTCACCGTGCGTTATGCCGGGTCAAACAATCTGTCGGTCATCGGTGGCGCTAAAGAAGATAAAGAGCGCATCAGCGAAATTCTGCAGGAAACCTGGGAGAGCGCTGACGACTGGTTTATTACCGATTAA
- a CDS encoding YceI family protein — MKKSLLGLTLGSLLFTTGAAVAADYKIDKQGQHAFVNFRIQHLGYSWLYGTFKDFDGSFTFDESNPAADKVNVTLNTNSLDTNHAERDKHLRSADFLNVAKFPQATFTSTEVKKDGEGLDITGNLTLNGVTKPVKLDAKLIGQGDDPWGGKRAGFEATGKIHLKDFNITTDLGPASQDVELIISVEGVQQK; from the coding sequence ATGAAAAAAAGCCTGCTGGGATTAACCTTAGGTTCTCTGCTGTTCACCACTGGCGCCGCGGTGGCAGCTGACTACAAAATTGATAAACAAGGTCAGCACGCCTTTGTGAATTTCCGCATCCAGCATCTGGGCTATAGCTGGCTGTACGGCACCTTTAAGGATTTCGACGGCTCCTTCACCTTCGATGAGAGCAATCCGGCGGCCGACAAGGTCAACGTGACCCTGAACACCAACAGCCTGGACACCAACCACGCCGAGCGCGATAAGCACCTGCGCAGCGCGGATTTCCTCAACGTAGCGAAATTCCCGCAGGCGACCTTCACCTCGACCGAGGTGAAAAAAGACGGTGAGGGTCTGGATATTACCGGCAATCTGACGCTGAACGGCGTGACGAAGCCGGTCAAGCTGGATGCGAAACTGATTGGTCAGGGTGACGACCCGTGGGGCGGCAAACGCGCAGGATTTGAAGCGACAGGTAAAATCCACCTGAAAGACTTCAACATCACGACCGATCTGGGCCCGGCGTCGCAGGACGTGGAGCTGATTATTTCGGTGGAAGGGGTTCAGCAGAAGTAA
- a CDS encoding lipoprotein, whose product MKKIVIATALIISGLLVGCNQLTQYTVSEQEINQALQKRNNFAKDIGVPGVADAHIVLTNLASQIGREEPNKVMLSGDASLDMNSLFGSQKANIKLKLKALPVFNKDQGAIYLQQMEIADAVVSPDKMKPVLQTLMPYLNQSLQNYFNQQPAYILSEDNSKGEALAKKYAKGIEVKPGEIVIPFVD is encoded by the coding sequence ATGAAAAAGATCGTTATTGCCACTGCGTTGATCATCAGCGGCCTGCTGGTTGGTTGTAATCAGCTCACCCAGTACACTGTCAGTGAACAGGAGATCAACCAGGCACTGCAAAAGCGCAATAACTTTGCGAAAGATATTGGCGTTCCGGGCGTGGCGGATGCGCATATCGTCCTGACCAACCTTGCCAGCCAGATTGGCCGCGAGGAGCCGAACAAAGTGATGCTCTCCGGCGACGCCAGCCTGGACATGAACTCGCTGTTCGGCAGTCAGAAAGCCAACATTAAACTGAAATTAAAAGCGCTGCCGGTCTTTAATAAAGATCAGGGCGCTATCTATCTGCAGCAGATGGAGATCGCCGACGCCGTGGTGTCGCCGGACAAGATGAAGCCCGTCCTGCAAACCCTGATGCCCTATCTGAACCAGTCGCTGCAGAACTACTTTAACCAGCAGCCAGCCTACATCCTGAGCGAAGATAACAGCAAGGGTGAAGCTCTGGCGAAAAAATACGCAAAAGGCATCGAAGTGAAGCCGGGTGAGATTGTCATTCCCTTCGTCGATTAA
- the mdtH gene encoding multidrug efflux MFS transporter MdtH — MSRISQARSLGKYFLLVDNMLVVLGFFVVFPLISIRFVDQMGWAALMVGIALGLRQFVQQGLGVFGGAIADRFGAKPMIVTGMLLRAAGFATMAIAHEPWLLWVSCLISGLGGTLFDPPRTALVVKLIRPQHRGRFFSLLMMQDSAGAVVGALLGSWLLQYDFRLVCATGAVLFILCAGFNAWLLPAWKLSTVKAPVREGLDRVWRDKRFITYVLTLAGYYMLGVQVMLMLPIMVNDVAGSPAPVKWMYAIEACLSLTLLYPIARWSEKRFRLEHRLMAGLLLMSLSMLPIGMVSSLQQLFMLICTFYIGSIIAEPARETLSAELADPRARGSYMGFSRLGLAIGGALGYAGGGWLFDAGKAFNQPELPWMMLALIGVITFFALGWQFSHKRRVPVILEPGA, encoded by the coding sequence ATGTCTCGTATATCACAGGCCCGGAGTCTGGGTAAATATTTCCTGCTTGTCGATAACATGCTGGTTGTCCTCGGCTTTTTTGTCGTTTTCCCGCTTATTTCGATTCGCTTTGTCGATCAGATGGGCTGGGCGGCGCTGATGGTCGGCATTGCCCTGGGTCTGCGCCAGTTTGTCCAGCAGGGGCTGGGGGTGTTTGGCGGAGCCATTGCCGACCGCTTCGGCGCTAAACCAATGATTGTCACCGGCATGCTGCTGCGGGCTGCGGGGTTTGCCACCATGGCCATCGCCCATGAGCCCTGGCTACTGTGGGTCTCCTGCTTGATCTCCGGGCTCGGCGGCACCCTGTTCGACCCACCGCGCACGGCATTAGTGGTCAAGCTGATCCGCCCTCAGCATCGCGGGCGCTTTTTCTCCCTGCTGATGATGCAGGACAGCGCCGGGGCGGTAGTAGGCGCACTGCTGGGCAGCTGGCTGCTGCAGTATGATTTCCGCCTGGTCTGTGCCACGGGCGCGGTGCTGTTTATCCTCTGCGCGGGCTTCAACGCCTGGCTGCTGCCCGCCTGGAAACTCTCCACCGTTAAAGCGCCGGTGCGTGAGGGGCTGGATCGGGTCTGGCGGGACAAACGCTTTATCACCTACGTCCTGACTCTGGCGGGCTATTACATGCTGGGGGTACAGGTGATGCTGATGCTGCCGATTATGGTTAACGATGTGGCGGGCTCCCCGGCACCGGTCAAATGGATGTACGCCATTGAGGCCTGCCTCTCCCTGACGCTGCTCTACCCGATTGCCCGCTGGAGTGAAAAACGCTTCCGCCTCGAACACCGCCTGATGGCGGGTCTGCTGCTGATGTCCCTGAGCATGCTGCCCATCGGGATGGTGAGCTCCCTGCAACAGCTGTTTATGCTGATCTGCACCTTCTATATCGGCTCCATCATCGCCGAACCGGCCCGGGAAACCCTGAGCGCCGAACTGGCCGACCCGCGTGCGCGGGGCAGCTATATGGGGTTCAGCCGTCTCGGGCTGGCGATCGGCGGCGCGCTGGGGTATGCCGGGGGTGGCTGGTTGTTCGACGCCGGGAAAGCCTTCAATCAACCCGAGCTGCCGTGGATGATGCTGGCCTTGATCGGGGTTATCACCTTCTTTGCGCTGGGCTGGCAGTTCAGCCATAAACGCCGCGTGCCCGTTATCCTCGAGCCCGGAGCCTGA
- the pyrC gene encoding dihydroorotase, which translates to MTAPSQVLKIRRPDDWHIHLRDGEMLNTVVPYTSEIYGRAIVMPNLVPPVTTVEAAIAYRQRILDAVPAGHDFTPLMTCYLTDTLDPNEIERGFNEGVFTAAKLYPANATTNSSHGVTSIDAIMPVLERMEKLGMPLLVHGEVTHAEIDIFDREARFIETVMEPLRQRLPGLKVVFEHITTKDAAEYVRNGNELLAATITPQHLMFNRNHMLVGGVRPHLYCLPILKRNIHQQALRELVASGFERAFLGTDSAPHARHRKEASCGCAGCFNAPTALASYAQVFDEMNALQHFEAFCSLNGPRFYGLPVNETFVELVREESSVVESIALTDDTLIPFLAGETVHWTVKR; encoded by the coding sequence ATGACTGCACCATCCCAGGTTTTGAAAATTCGCCGCCCAGACGACTGGCATATCCATCTTCGCGATGGCGAGATGCTCAACACTGTCGTGCCCTATACCAGTGAAATTTATGGCCGCGCGATTGTCATGCCAAACCTGGTGCCACCCGTCACCACGGTCGAGGCGGCGATTGCCTATCGCCAGCGCATTCTTGACGCCGTGCCTGCCGGTCACGATTTTACCCCGCTGATGACCTGTTACCTGACCGACACGCTCGATCCGAACGAGATAGAACGCGGCTTTAACGAAGGGGTGTTTACCGCCGCCAAGCTTTATCCGGCCAACGCCACCACCAACTCCAGCCACGGCGTGACCAGCATCGACGCCATTATGCCGGTACTGGAGCGTATGGAAAAACTGGGGATGCCGCTGCTGGTACACGGTGAAGTCACCCACGCCGAGATCGACATTTTCGACCGGGAAGCGCGTTTTATCGAAACCGTGATGGAGCCGCTACGCCAGCGCCTGCCGGGTCTGAAAGTGGTGTTTGAACACATCACCACCAAGGACGCCGCCGAGTATGTGCGCAACGGCAACGAGCTTCTGGCCGCTACCATCACGCCGCAGCACCTGATGTTCAACCGCAACCACATGCTGGTGGGCGGCGTGCGCCCTCACCTCTATTGCCTGCCGATCCTCAAGCGTAATATCCACCAGCAGGCACTGCGTGAGCTGGTCGCCAGCGGCTTTGAGCGCGCCTTCCTCGGCACCGACTCCGCTCCGCACGCCCGTCATCGCAAAGAGGCCAGCTGCGGCTGTGCAGGCTGCTTCAACGCCCCTACCGCGCTGGCCAGCTATGCCCAGGTCTTTGACGAGATGAACGCCCTGCAGCACTTCGAGGCCTTCTGCTCTCTGAACGGCCCACGCTTCTATGGCCTGCCGGTCAATGAGACCTTCGTTGAGCTGGTTCGCGAAGAGAGCAGCGTGGTGGAGTCCATTGCGCTGACGGATGACACCCTGATCCCGTTCCTTGCGGGTGAAACCGTGCACTGGACGGTAAAACGCTAA
- a CDS encoding YceO family protein has product MRRIVNYLVNNIREHLMLYIVLWSLLAILDILYIVFF; this is encoded by the coding sequence ATGCGTCGTATTGTTAATTATCTGGTCAATAATATTCGCGAGCATCTGATGCTCTATATTGTGCTGTGGTCGCTGCTGGCGATCCTCGATATTCTGTACATTGTGTTTTTCTGA
- a CDS encoding Kdo(2)-lipid IV(A) acyltransferase: MTQLPKFSTALLHPRYWLTWAGIGLLWLLVHLPYPLIYRLGCGMGRLAMRFMSRRARIAQRNLELCFPEMSQQERHEMVVKNFESVGMGLMETGMAWFWSDKRMRRWTEVTGTGMDPVHQLQAQKTGILLIGVHFLTLEIGARMFGMQAPGIGVYRPNDNPVIDWLQTWGRMRSNKSMIDRKDLKGMIRALKSGEVIWYAPDHDYGPTASVFVPFFAVDEAATTTGTWTLARLSQAAIVPFVPRRKPNGKGYELMMLEPECSPPLDDAKTTAAWMNNVIEKCILLAPEQYMWLHRRFKTRPEGVPSRY; the protein is encoded by the coding sequence ATGACTCAACTACCTAAATTTTCCACTGCGCTATTACATCCTCGTTACTGGCTGACCTGGGCTGGCATCGGTTTATTATGGTTGCTGGTACATCTGCCCTACCCGCTGATCTACCGTCTCGGCTGTGGCATGGGTCGCCTGGCGATGCGCTTTATGTCCCGCCGCGCCCGGATTGCCCAGCGCAATCTGGAACTCTGTTTCCCGGAGATGAGCCAGCAAGAGCGCCACGAAATGGTGGTCAAAAACTTTGAATCCGTCGGTATGGGGCTGATGGAGACCGGGATGGCCTGGTTCTGGTCCGATAAACGCATGAGGCGCTGGACCGAAGTGACCGGCACCGGCATGGATCCCGTGCATCAGCTGCAGGCGCAAAAAACCGGCATACTGCTGATTGGCGTCCATTTTCTGACCCTGGAAATCGGCGCGCGGATGTTCGGCATGCAGGCCCCCGGCATCGGCGTCTATCGCCCGAACGACAATCCAGTGATCGACTGGCTGCAAACCTGGGGCCGGATGCGCTCCAACAAGAGCATGATCGACCGTAAAGATCTCAAGGGGATGATCCGGGCGCTGAAATCCGGCGAAGTGATCTGGTATGCACCCGACCATGACTACGGCCCAACCGCCAGCGTCTTTGTACCCTTCTTTGCCGTCGACGAGGCAGCCACCACCACCGGCACCTGGACGCTGGCCCGTCTGTCGCAGGCGGCCATTGTGCCCTTCGTACCGCGCCGGAAACCCAACGGCAAAGGCTATGAGCTGATGATGCTGGAACCTGAGTGTTCCCCGCCGTTGGACGATGCGAAAACCACCGCCGCGTGGATGAATAACGTGATTGAGAAGTGCATCCTCCTGGCACCGGAACAGTATATGTGGCTGCATCGCCGCTTTAAAACCCGCCCGGAAGGCGTCCCTTCCCGCTATTAA
- a CDS encoding YceK/YidQ family lipoprotein, translating into MRVFIVISMALLLSGCGSIISRTIPGQGHGNQYYPGVQWDVRDSAWRYLTVLDLPFSLVFDTLLLPVDAQHGPYE; encoded by the coding sequence ATGAGAGTGTTCATCGTCATTTCGATGGCGTTATTGCTGAGCGGCTGCGGAAGTATTATCAGCCGGACCATCCCCGGACAGGGGCACGGCAATCAATACTACCCGGGTGTGCAGTGGGACGTTCGCGACTCCGCGTGGCGTTACCTGACGGTGCTGGATCTGCCATTTTCGCTGGTGTTCGATACCCTGCTGCTGCCTGTTGACGCTCAGCATGGACCCTATGAGTAA
- a CDS encoding cytochrome b, whose protein sequence is MQVRNSPTRYGVISMSLHWLMAIAVYGMFGLGLWMVTLSYYDGWYHQAPELHKSIGFMLMLALVVRLLWRHISPVPPALKSQSRATRLGAAAAHIALYAVLFAILISGYLISTADGKPISVFGLFDVPALLADAGAQADLAGTVHLWLAWGLVSLSVLHGLAAMKHHFIDKDATLTRMLGKASPDSGA, encoded by the coding sequence ATGCAAGTGCGTAATTCCCCCACACGCTATGGCGTTATTTCCATGAGTTTGCACTGGCTGATGGCTATTGCTGTGTATGGCATGTTCGGCCTTGGATTATGGATGGTCACCCTCAGCTATTACGATGGCTGGTATCACCAGGCACCCGAGCTGCACAAAAGCATCGGCTTTATGCTGATGCTGGCGCTGGTGGTGCGTCTGCTGTGGCGGCATATTTCCCCGGTGCCGCCGGCGCTGAAAAGCCAGTCGCGCGCCACCCGTCTGGGCGCTGCCGCGGCGCATATTGCCCTCTATGCGGTGCTGTTCGCCATTCTCATCAGCGGCTATTTGATTTCCACCGCCGACGGCAAGCCAATCAGCGTCTTCGGCCTGTTTGACGTCCCTGCCCTGCTGGCAGATGCCGGGGCGCAGGCCGATCTGGCCGGGACCGTTCACCTGTGGCTGGCCTGGGGCCTGGTCTCGTTATCTGTACTGCATGGTCTTGCGGCCATGAAACACCACTTTATCGACAAAGACGCCACCCTGACACGTATGTTGGGCAAAGCGTCACCTGACTCTGGAGCATAA
- the trhO gene encoding oxygen-dependent tRNA uridine(34) hydroxylase TrhO, giving the protein MPVLHNLISNEELKARMLAETEPRTTISFYKYFTIVNPKATRDALYKALTALNVFGRIYLAHEGINAQISVPESNVDALREFLYAFDPALDGLRLNVALDDDGKSFWVLRLKVRERIVADGIDDPTFDASDVGEYLKAAEVNAMLDDPDAVFIDMRNHYEYEVGHFENALEIPADTFREQLPKAVEMMQEHKDKKIVMYCTGGIRCEKASAYMKHQGFNKVWHIEGGIIEYARRAREQGLPVRFIGKNFVFDERMGERISDDVIAHCHQCGTACDTHTNCKNDGCHLLFIQCPSCAEKFNGCCSELCSEESMLPEEEQRRRRAGRENGNKIFNKSRGRLNTRLGIPDPE; this is encoded by the coding sequence ATGCCAGTGTTACACAACCTCATTTCGAACGAAGAGCTGAAAGCGCGCATGTTGGCTGAAACCGAGCCGCGCACGACGATCTCGTTCTATAAATATTTCACCATCGTTAACCCAAAAGCGACGCGCGATGCGCTGTATAAGGCGTTAACTGCCCTGAACGTCTTCGGTCGTATCTATCTGGCGCACGAGGGCATCAACGCCCAGATCAGCGTGCCGGAAAGCAACGTCGACGCACTGCGGGAGTTTCTGTATGCCTTCGATCCGGCCCTGGACGGCCTGCGCCTGAACGTTGCCCTTGACGACGACGGCAAGTCCTTCTGGGTGCTGCGCCTGAAAGTGCGCGAGCGCATTGTCGCCGACGGCATTGACGACCCGACCTTTGACGCCAGCGACGTGGGTGAATACCTGAAAGCGGCCGAGGTTAACGCCATGCTTGACGATCCCGACGCCGTATTTATTGATATGCGCAACCACTACGAATACGAAGTGGGCCATTTTGAGAACGCCCTCGAGATCCCGGCCGACACCTTCCGCGAGCAACTGCCGAAAGCGGTAGAGATGATGCAGGAGCATAAGGACAAGAAAATTGTCATGTACTGCACCGGCGGGATCCGCTGCGAAAAAGCCAGCGCATACATGAAGCATCAGGGCTTCAACAAGGTCTGGCATATCGAAGGCGGGATCATTGAGTATGCCCGTCGTGCGCGCGAACAGGGGCTGCCGGTGCGCTTTATCGGTAAGAACTTCGTTTTTGACGAGCGGATGGGGGAGCGTATCTCTGATGATGTGATCGCCCATTGCCACCAGTGCGGCACAGCCTGCGATACCCACACCAACTGCAAAAACGACGGCTGTCACCTGCTGTTTATTCAGTGTCCTTCCTGCGCCGAGAAGTTCAACGGCTGCTGCAGCGAGCTGTGTAGCGAGGAGAGTATGTTGCCGGAAGAGGAGCAGCGCCGCCGCCGTGCCGGTCGCGAGAATGGTAATAAGATCTTCAATAAATCCCGTGGGCGTCTGAACACCCGTCTGGGCATTCCCGATCCGGAATAA
- the bssS gene encoding biofilm formation regulator BssS produces the protein MEKNNEVIQTHPLVGWDISTVDSYDALMLRLHYQTPNHPDTEEAEVGQTLWLTTDVARQFISILEAGIAKIESSDYQANEYRRH, from the coding sequence ATGGAAAAGAATAATGAAGTCATCCAGACACATCCGCTTGTTGGCTGGGATATCAGCACTGTAGACAGCTACGACGCACTGATGCTGCGTTTGCATTACCAGACTCCGAATCACCCTGACACTGAAGAAGCGGAAGTTGGGCAAACGCTATGGTTAACAACAGACGTTGCACGTCAGTTTATTTCTATTTTAGAAGCCGGTATTGCAAAAATAGAATCCAGTGACTACCAGGCAAATGAGTACCGGCGACATTGA
- a CDS encoding MysB family protein, whose product MTMFATLEEAIDAAREEFLADNPGIEEDDANIEQLNIQKYVMQDGDIMWQAEFFADDGEDGECLPVLSGEAAQAVFDGDYDEIELRQEWLEENTLHEWDEGEFQLEPPLDTEEGQTAADEWDER is encoded by the coding sequence ATGACTATGTTTGCCACTCTAGAGGAAGCGATTGATGCCGCGCGCGAGGAGTTCCTCGCTGACAATCCCGGCATTGAGGAAGATGACGCGAATATTGAGCAACTCAATATCCAGAAATATGTCATGCAGGATGGGGACATTATGTGGCAGGCCGAATTTTTTGCCGATGACGGCGAAGACGGCGAATGCCTGCCGGTACTGAGCGGTGAAGCGGCCCAGGCGGTGTTTGATGGCGATTATGACGAGATTGAGCTGCGTCAGGAGTGGCTGGAAGAGAACACCCTGCATGAATGGGATGAGGGTGAGTTTCAGCTCGAGCCGCCGCTGGATACCGAAGAGGGTCAAACCGCAGCGGATGAGTGGGATGAGCGTTAA
- the solA gene encoding N-methyl-L-tryptophan oxidase, which yields MKYDLIIIGSGSVGAAAGYYATRAGQNVLMIDAHMPPHSEGSHHGDTRLMRHAYGEGERYVPLVLRAQALWDELAQISGEPVFERTGVVNLGPSDSSFLANVEQSARQFNLNLERLDAAAVMKRWPEIQVPEGYIGLFEAESGVLRSELAIKTWIALAKEAGCAQLFNCPVTGISHQDDGVTVETPEGPYRANRLLVSAGTWVSRLVPGLPVQPVRKVFSWFQSDGRYSHQNHFPAFTGELPDGDQFYGFPSEKDALKIGKHNGGQVINAPEERKPFGAYPGDGSEAFKFLRNVLPGIGGLLYGAACTYDNTPDEDFIIDTLPGHDNTLLITGLSGHGFKFASVLGEIAAQFSQQIAPPFDLTPFSLSRFSR from the coding sequence ATGAAATACGATTTAATTATTATTGGCAGCGGATCTGTCGGTGCAGCGGCAGGTTATTACGCTACACGAGCCGGTCAAAACGTACTGATGATCGATGCCCATATGCCCCCCCACAGCGAAGGGAGCCACCACGGCGACACCCGCCTGATGCGCCACGCTTACGGCGAGGGTGAACGCTATGTGCCGCTGGTTTTGCGCGCCCAGGCGCTGTGGGACGAGCTGGCCCAGATCAGCGGTGAACCGGTCTTTGAGCGCACGGGGGTGGTCAATCTCGGGCCGTCCGATTCATCATTCCTGGCGAACGTTGAGCAGAGCGCCCGCCAGTTCAATCTCAACCTTGAGCGGCTGGACGCGGCGGCGGTGATGAAGCGCTGGCCTGAAATTCAGGTTCCTGAAGGGTATATCGGTCTGTTTGAGGCCGAGTCCGGGGTGCTGCGCAGCGAACTGGCGATCAAAACCTGGATTGCACTGGCGAAAGAGGCGGGCTGCGCGCAGCTGTTTAACTGCCCGGTCACCGGGATTTCCCATCAGGACGACGGCGTCACCGTCGAAACCCCGGAAGGCCCGTACCGCGCAAATCGCCTGCTGGTGAGCGCCGGAACCTGGGTATCGCGCCTGGTGCCTGGCCTGCCGGTTCAGCCGGTGCGTAAGGTGTTCTCGTGGTTCCAGTCCGACGGTCGTTACAGCCATCAGAACCACTTCCCGGCCTTTACCGGCGAGCTGCCTGACGGGGATCAGTTCTACGGCTTCCCGTCCGAGAAAGACGCCCTGAAGATCGGCAAACACAACGGCGGGCAGGTTATCAACGCCCCGGAAGAGCGTAAGCCCTTTGGCGCTTACCCCGGCGATGGCTCTGAAGCCTTTAAATTCCTGCGCAACGTGCTGCCGGGGATCGGCGGCCTGTTATACGGTGCGGCCTGCACCTATGACAACACCCCGGACGAGGACTTCATCATTGACACCCTGCCGGGCCATGACAATACGCTGCTGATCACCGGCCTGAGCGGGCACGGGTTCAAATTCGCCAGCGTGCTGGGAGAGATTGCCGCGCAATTCTCACAGCAGATCGCCCCGCCGTTTGATCTCACGCCTTTCTCCCTGTCGCGCTTTAGCCGATAA
- the mdtG gene encoding multidrug efflux MFS transporter MdtG, whose translation MSPSETPINWKRNLTVAWLGCFLTGAAFSLVMPFLPLYVEQLGVSGHSALNMWSGLVFSITFLFSAIASPFWGGLADRKGRKIMLLRSALGMAIIMLLMGMAQNIWQFLILRAVLGLLGGFVPNANALIATQIPRHKSGWALGTLSTGAVSGALLGPLAGGLLADSYGLRPVFFITAGVLFACFLVTLFCIRENFTPVPKKEMLHARQVFASLKNPKLVLSLFVTTLIIQVATGSIAPILTLYVRDLAGHVSNIAFISGLIASVPGVAALISAPRLGKLGDRIGPERILIVALVISVLLLIPMSFVQSPWQLGVLRFLLGAADGALLPAVQTLLVYNSTNQIAGRIFSYNQSFRDVGNVTGPLLGAGISASYGFRAVFIVTACVVMFNAFYSWVSLSRAVRQPRVVSGADKVSAPD comes from the coding sequence ATGTCTCCCTCAGAAACACCCATAAACTGGAAGCGGAACCTCACGGTGGCCTGGCTGGGCTGCTTTCTTACGGGCGCCGCCTTTAGCCTGGTGATGCCTTTCCTGCCACTGTATGTCGAGCAATTAGGCGTCAGCGGCCACAGCGCCCTCAACATGTGGTCGGGGCTGGTGTTCAGTATCACCTTCCTCTTCTCCGCCATCGCCTCTCCGTTCTGGGGTGGGCTGGCGGATCGTAAGGGGCGCAAGATTATGCTGCTGCGCTCGGCGCTGGGCATGGCTATCATCATGCTGCTGATGGGGATGGCGCAAAACATCTGGCAGTTTCTGATCTTACGCGCCGTGCTGGGTCTGCTGGGCGGATTTGTGCCTAACGCCAACGCGCTTATCGCCACGCAAATTCCCCGCCATAAAAGCGGCTGGGCGCTGGGTACACTTTCAACCGGTGCGGTCAGCGGTGCCCTGCTCGGCCCGCTGGCCGGTGGATTACTGGCGGACAGCTACGGTCTGCGGCCGGTATTCTTCATCACCGCGGGCGTCCTGTTTGCCTGCTTCCTGGTGACCCTGTTCTGCATTCGGGAAAATTTCACCCCGGTGCCGAAAAAAGAGATGCTGCATGCCCGTCAGGTCTTTGCCTCGCTGAAAAACCCCAAACTGGTACTCAGCCTGTTTGTCACCACCCTGATTATCCAGGTAGCCACCGGCTCCATCGCGCCGATCCTGACCCTCTACGTGCGCGACCTCGCCGGTCACGTCAGCAATATTGCCTTTATCAGCGGCCTGATTGCCTCGGTGCCCGGGGTGGCCGCGCTCATCAGCGCCCCACGGCTGGGGAAACTGGGGGATCGTATCGGCCCGGAAAGGATCCTGATTGTCGCCCTTGTGATCTCCGTCCTGCTGCTGATCCCGATGTCCTTCGTGCAATCGCCGTGGCAGCTGGGCGTGCTGCGCTTTTTACTCGGTGCCGCCGATGGCGCGCTGCTGCCTGCGGTTCAGACCCTGCTGGTCTATAACTCCACCAATCAGATCGCCGGACGTATCTTCAGCTATAACCAGTCGTTCAGGGATGTCGGCAACGTCACCGGCCCGCTTCTGGGTGCCGGGATTTCCGCCAGCTACGGCTTTCGCGCGGTGTTTATTGTGACCGCCTGCGTGGTGATGTTTAACGCCTTTTACTCCTGGGTGAGTCTGTCGCGCGCCGTGCGCCAGCCGCGAGTGGTTTCCGGAGCAGATAAGGTCTCTGCGCCCGATTAA